A single region of the Streptomyces sp. NBC_01262 genome encodes:
- a CDS encoding alpha-E domain-containing protein, whose product MNDIILSRIAEALTWTGRYVERADATARILDAYLHRLLEDPWRDEDAACRSLYAILGLTAPDDQACDMDQVMSALAFDAESTGSIEGALGAARLNARSAREAISSDMWECLNSTWHALGEQRRTARRTGPYAYLDLVRRRAALFFGLTDSTMSRDDSWRFVVLGRSLERVDMTVRLLSVRVLDAAHAPDWPTLLSASGADEAFARVYGGFGDTSRVAEFLLLDRDFPRSALHALTTAEECLAELGRPRHDAARQPIGRVRTRLEYLETGTLEEALPRLLKDLQAACMASAEAVAERFFPYQGAIEWAQEGA is encoded by the coding sequence ATGAACGACATCATCCTCTCCCGGATCGCGGAAGCGCTGACCTGGACCGGGCGTTACGTCGAGCGGGCCGACGCCACCGCCCGCATCCTCGACGCCTACCTCCACCGGCTCCTGGAGGACCCCTGGCGCGACGAGGACGCCGCCTGCCGCTCCCTCTACGCGATCCTCGGCCTGACCGCCCCCGACGACCAGGCCTGCGACATGGACCAGGTCATGAGCGCCCTGGCCTTCGACGCCGAGAGCACCGGCTCCATCGAAGGCGCCCTCGGCGCGGCCCGCCTCAACGCCCGCAGCGCCCGCGAGGCCATCTCCTCCGACATGTGGGAGTGCCTCAACTCCACCTGGCACGCCCTCGGCGAGCAGCGCCGCACCGCCCGCCGCACCGGACCGTACGCCTATCTGGACCTCGTACGCCGCCGGGCCGCGCTCTTCTTCGGTCTCACCGACTCCACGATGAGCCGCGACGACAGCTGGCGCTTCGTGGTGCTGGGCCGCAGCCTGGAGCGGGTCGACATGACGGTGCGGCTGCTCTCGGTGCGCGTACTGGACGCCGCCCACGCCCCCGACTGGCCCACCCTGCTCAGCGCCAGCGGCGCCGACGAGGCCTTCGCGCGGGTCTACGGCGGCTTCGGCGACACCTCGCGGGTCGCCGAGTTCCTGCTCCTGGACCGGGACTTCCCGCGCAGCGCGCTGCACGCCCTGACCACGGCGGAGGAATGCCTCGCCGAGCTGGGCCGCCCCCGGCACGACGCGGCCCGCCAGCCCATCGGCCGGGTGCGTACCCGGCTGGAATACCTGGAGACCGGCACGCTGGAGGAGGCGCTCCCGCGCCTGCTCAAGGATCTCCAGGCCGCCTGCATGGCCTCCGCCGAGGCCGTGGCGGAACGGTTCTTCCCGTACCAAGGCGCCATCGAGTGGGCGCAGGAAGGAGCGTGA
- a CDS encoding AI-2E family transporter: protein MSEKRQWGAGFATELAKIAGRVEEARLAARASAEAEAAEKAEQAEQERRQAAKAAAASRRGAGQGDPAAAVPWSMRVAAEVGWRLLVLAGTVWVLMRAIDAIRLVVLSFMVALLITALLQPFVGRLKRAGLSRGLATAIVFVSGFIVMGLVGWFVVWQVMENIDNLSSSLQDGITELKKWLLNSPFHVTEDQINQIAKNLQDAIGTNAKDLTNAGLEGVTVIVELLTGILLAAFSTLFLLYDGRNIWEWTLKMFPVGARAGLSGAGPRAWRTLTLYVRGTVIVALIDAICIGIGIYVFGVPMAVPLAVVIFLAAFIPLVGAVASGVIAVIVALVTVGPVTALGVLGVVLLVQQIEGHVLQPFILGRAVRVHPLAVILSVACGSLVGGIGGAVVAVPMVAVANTVIGYLRSYTHEEELAAAEPGPHGATAVELAPVEVAPEGAGAEAGPG, encoded by the coding sequence ATGTCGGAGAAACGCCAGTGGGGCGCCGGATTCGCCACGGAGCTGGCGAAGATCGCCGGGCGCGTGGAGGAAGCGCGCCTCGCCGCACGGGCGTCCGCCGAGGCCGAGGCCGCGGAGAAGGCCGAGCAGGCCGAGCAGGAGCGACGCCAGGCAGCCAAGGCCGCCGCCGCGTCCCGGCGCGGGGCCGGGCAGGGCGACCCGGCGGCGGCAGTCCCCTGGAGCATGCGGGTCGCGGCCGAGGTCGGCTGGCGGCTGCTCGTGCTGGCCGGCACCGTGTGGGTGCTGATGAGGGCGATCGACGCGATCCGGCTGGTCGTGCTCTCCTTCATGGTCGCGCTGCTGATCACCGCGCTGCTGCAGCCCTTCGTGGGCAGGCTCAAGCGGGCCGGGCTGTCGCGCGGGCTCGCCACGGCCATCGTCTTCGTCAGCGGCTTCATCGTGATGGGCCTGGTCGGCTGGTTCGTGGTGTGGCAGGTGATGGAGAACATCGACAACCTCTCCAGCAGCCTCCAGGACGGCATCACCGAGCTGAAGAAGTGGCTGCTCAACAGCCCGTTCCATGTCACCGAGGACCAGATCAACCAGATCGCCAAGAACCTCCAGGACGCGATCGGCACCAACGCCAAGGACCTGACCAACGCCGGTCTGGAGGGCGTCACCGTCATCGTCGAGCTGCTGACCGGCATCCTGCTGGCGGCGTTCAGCACGCTCTTCCTGCTCTACGACGGCCGCAACATCTGGGAGTGGACCCTCAAGATGTTCCCCGTCGGCGCCCGCGCCGGTCTGTCCGGCGCCGGCCCGCGCGCCTGGCGGACGCTGACCCTGTACGTACGCGGCACGGTGATCGTGGCGCTGATCGACGCGATCTGCATCGGTATCGGCATCTACGTCTTCGGTGTGCCGATGGCCGTGCCGCTGGCCGTCGTCATCTTCCTCGCCGCCTTCATCCCGCTGGTCGGCGCGGTCGCCTCCGGCGTGATCGCGGTGATCGTGGCGCTGGTGACCGTCGGTCCGGTGACCGCGCTGGGCGTGCTCGGCGTGGTGCTGCTCGTCCAGCAGATCGAGGGCCATGTCCTGCAGCCCTTCATCCTCGGCCGGGCCGTGCGCGTGCACCCGCTCGCCGTGATCCTCTCGGTCGCCTGCGGCTCGCTCGTCGGCGGGATCGGCGGGGCGGTCGTGGCGGTGCCGATGGTCGCGGTGGCGAACACGGTCATCGGCTACCTGCGCTCGTACACGCACGAGGAGGAGCTCGCGGCGGCCGAGCCGGGTCCGCACGGCGCGACGGCGGTGGAGCTGGCTCCGGTCGAGGTGGCGCCGGAGGGTGCCGGTGCCGAAGCCGGCCCCGGCTGA
- a CDS encoding transglycosylase SLT domain-containing protein, whose amino-acid sequence MLEGNRVSRISVRGFAVVSATAVTTVGAVVGVAAGETPATAAAQPVDATTVLADIPAGAEVQQASLTQQVQAQTDAADATARKTVEETARKAAAKAAAAKKKAADDAAKAAKAAAAKKKALDAPVQASYTVAEVQAMAEAIIGDETQFQCFSNIVTRESGWRYTATNASSGAYGLMQALPGSKMVSAGADWRTNPKTQIKWGLNYMNSRYDSPCGAWSFWQANHWY is encoded by the coding sequence ATGCTGGAAGGAAACCGTGTGAGCCGGATCTCGGTCCGGGGATTCGCGGTGGTCTCGGCCACTGCGGTCACCACAGTAGGCGCCGTCGTCGGCGTCGCCGCGGGAGAGACGCCGGCAACCGCCGCCGCTCAGCCCGTCGATGCGACGACCGTACTCGCCGACATACCCGCCGGTGCGGAGGTCCAGCAGGCCTCCCTGACCCAGCAGGTGCAGGCGCAGACGGACGCCGCTGACGCCACCGCGCGCAAGACCGTCGAGGAGACGGCCCGTAAGGCCGCCGCCAAGGCCGCCGCCGCCAAGAAGAAGGCAGCGGACGACGCCGCCAAGGCGGCCAAGGCAGCAGCGGCCAAGAAGAAGGCTCTGGACGCCCCGGTACAGGCCTCGTACACCGTCGCCGAGGTACAGGCGATGGCCGAGGCCATCATCGGCGACGAGACCCAGTTCCAGTGCTTCTCGAACATAGTCACGCGCGAGAGTGGCTGGCGCTACACGGCGACCAACGCCTCCTCCGGTGCGTACGGCCTGATGCAGGCCCTTCCGGGCTCCAAGATGGTCTCGGCGGGTGCGGACTGGCGGACGAACCCGAAGACGCAGATAAAGTGGGGCCTCAACTACATGAACAGCCGCTACGACAGCCCGTGCGGCGCATGGTCCTTCTGGCAGGCCAACCACTGGTACTAG
- a CDS encoding circularly permuted type 2 ATP-grasp protein yields MADIFDAYALADAWDEMFERPGVVRTAYEPLLAALQPMDAAELRFRADQMARSFTDRGVTYAFAGEERPWPLDLVPRILDALEWDLIQRGVAQRVKALEAYLADAYGHARAFEDGVVPWRLLLNSPHFHRAAQGIEPPNGVRVHVGGIDLVRDEEGEFRVLEDNVRVPSGVSYVIENRRAMTRMFPSLFAEQPVRPVDAYGQRLLAALRAAAPAGVTDPAVVVLTPGPSNAAYFEHALLARLMGVQLVEGHDLVCSGNRVWMRTTRGEMPVHVVYRRLDDDFLDPLHFRPDSVIGCPGILNAAQAGNVTLANAVGNGIADDKLLYTYVPDLIRYYLSEEPILPNVESFRPDEPGQLEAVLDQVDQLVIKPVDGAGGSGIVIGPHADAATLEQVRKEVAADPRGWIAQRPVALSTSPTLAPGGVSPRHIDLRPFAVNDGNDVWVLPGGLTRVALQEGNLIVNSSQGGGSKDTWVLAPARRAAEAFGAETEPDAADAEGAAAAPPSVAPRHLGPGGRRAVSEQEAAQQQ; encoded by the coding sequence ATGGCGGACATATTTGACGCGTATGCGTTGGCCGACGCATGGGACGAGATGTTTGAGCGGCCGGGTGTGGTCAGGACCGCCTACGAGCCGCTACTGGCTGCCCTGCAGCCGATGGACGCGGCCGAACTGCGGTTCAGGGCCGACCAGATGGCCCGGTCGTTCACCGACCGAGGGGTCACCTATGCCTTCGCGGGCGAGGAGCGGCCGTGGCCGCTCGACCTCGTGCCGCGCATCCTCGACGCCCTCGAATGGGACCTGATCCAGCGTGGCGTGGCCCAGCGGGTCAAGGCCCTGGAGGCCTATCTCGCCGACGCCTACGGGCATGCGCGGGCCTTCGAGGACGGCGTGGTGCCGTGGCGGCTGCTGCTCAACTCGCCCCACTTCCACCGGGCCGCGCAAGGGATAGAGCCCCCCAACGGCGTGCGTGTGCACGTCGGCGGCATCGACCTCGTGCGCGACGAGGAGGGCGAGTTCCGGGTCCTGGAGGACAACGTACGGGTCCCCTCGGGGGTCAGTTACGTCATCGAGAACCGCCGGGCGATGACCCGGATGTTCCCCTCCCTCTTCGCCGAACAGCCGGTCCGCCCGGTCGACGCCTACGGCCAGCGGCTGCTGGCCGCCCTGCGCGCCGCCGCCCCGGCCGGGGTCACCGACCCGGCGGTGGTCGTGCTCACTCCGGGGCCGAGCAACGCGGCGTACTTCGAGCACGCGCTGCTGGCCCGGCTGATGGGCGTGCAGCTGGTCGAGGGACACGACCTGGTGTGCTCGGGCAACCGGGTCTGGATGCGGACGACGCGCGGCGAGATGCCGGTGCATGTCGTATACCGGCGCCTGGACGACGACTTCCTCGATCCGCTGCACTTCCGGCCCGACTCGGTGATCGGCTGCCCCGGCATCCTGAACGCCGCGCAGGCCGGCAATGTCACCCTCGCCAACGCGGTCGGCAACGGCATCGCGGACGACAAGCTGCTCTACACCTACGTCCCGGACCTGATCCGGTACTACCTCAGCGAAGAACCGATTCTGCCCAACGTCGAGTCCTTCCGGCCGGACGAGCCCGGCCAGCTGGAGGCCGTCCTGGACCAGGTCGACCAGCTCGTCATCAAGCCGGTCGACGGCGCCGGCGGCTCCGGCATCGTCATCGGCCCGCACGCGGACGCCGCCACCCTGGAGCAGGTCCGCAAGGAGGTCGCGGCGGACCCGCGCGGCTGGATCGCCCAGCGGCCCGTCGCGCTGTCCACCTCCCCGACGCTGGCCCCCGGCGGGGTCTCGCCGCGCCACATCGACCTGCGGCCCTTCGCGGTCAACGACGGCAACGACGTGTGGGTGCTGCCCGGCGGACTCACCCGGGTCGCCCTCCAGGAGGGCAACCTCATCGTCAACTCCAGCCAGGGCGGCGGCTCCAAGGACACCTGGGTGCTCGCGCCCGCCCGCCGCGCCGCCGAGGCCTTCGGCGCCGAGACCGAGCCCGACGCCGCCGACGCGGAAGGCGCGGCCGCCGCGCCGCCCTCCGTCGCCCCCCGCCACCTCGGCCCGGGCGGGCGGCGCGCCGTGTCCGAGCAGGAAGCAGCGCAGCAGCAGTGA
- a CDS encoding FtsX-like permease family protein, with product MTGAKTWARDLALGARFAAAGGRQGWTRTLLTALGVGLGVTLLLFAASVPAMLDARHARSTARDSSDEYRQDRIKKADDTLLYAPNNTTYRDTDVHGVILRAEGPKAPRPPGVAAIPGDGEMLVSPALRTLLASPDGALLRERLGGRIVGTIGDAGLTGPSELAYYSGSDTLTQGERAYRIKNMGATGTTEQLNGFLLLLIVMICVVLLMPVAVFIATAVRFGSEARDRRLAALRLVGADTATTHRVAGGEALLGSLAGLLLGAGFFLAGRQFTGLVNVWNFNAFPSDVSPSPLLTALIALAVPASAVVVTFLALRRTAIEPLGVVRNAAGRRRKLWWRLLLPVAGLGLLLPMSGDISESDTTIGTYQIAFGAVLVLVGVTALLPWGSDAVIRRFKGGPVSWQLAIRRLQLSSDTASRAVSGITVAVAGAIALQMLFAGVSGALTKKTGQDPNRAQLAVSQPVGTGAQAQRIIEDFRATPGVRSVLGTVTSSATRPGKLLKGEDYLPTTSVYVADCATLRELARITSCRDGDTFIATGEGFAADGGEKVTRPGKAVDLNPSLDGDKPSAHPVLWTLPATARTVRARTDPKGFVRTGILATPSALPVTKLQAPEADVMLRLDPKRADAADRARNTAARIDPRMDVETLTSTVRGNQFATVQKGLLVGSTATMLLIAASMLVSLVEQLRERKRLLAVLIAFGTRRSTLGWSVLWQTAVPVVIGLALAVIGGLGLGTALLTLVDVGAADWTAFLPIVGIGAGVIAVVTLLSLPPLWRMMRPDGLRTE from the coding sequence GTGACCGGCGCGAAGACCTGGGCCAGGGACCTCGCGCTCGGCGCGCGGTTCGCCGCCGCAGGAGGCCGGCAGGGCTGGACGCGGACGCTGCTCACCGCGCTCGGGGTCGGGCTGGGGGTGACGCTGCTGCTGTTCGCGGCGTCGGTGCCCGCGATGCTGGACGCGCGGCATGCGCGCAGCACCGCCCGGGACAGCTCGGACGAATACCGGCAGGACCGGATCAAGAAGGCCGACGACACCCTCCTCTACGCGCCCAACAACACCACCTACCGTGACACCGACGTCCACGGGGTCATTTTGCGCGCCGAGGGTCCCAAGGCGCCCAGGCCGCCCGGCGTCGCGGCCATTCCGGGCGACGGGGAGATGCTGGTCTCGCCCGCGCTGCGCACGCTGCTCGCCTCGCCGGACGGCGCGCTGCTGCGCGAGCGGCTGGGCGGCCGGATCGTCGGCACGATCGGGGACGCCGGCCTGACCGGGCCCTCCGAACTCGCCTACTACAGCGGCAGCGACACCCTCACCCAGGGCGAGCGGGCGTACCGGATCAAGAACATGGGCGCGACCGGGACGACAGAACAGCTCAACGGCTTCCTGCTGCTGCTCATCGTCATGATCTGCGTGGTGCTGCTGATGCCGGTGGCCGTCTTCATCGCCACCGCCGTACGGTTCGGCAGCGAGGCCCGCGACCGGCGGCTCGCGGCGCTGCGCCTGGTCGGCGCGGACACCGCGACGACGCACCGGGTCGCGGGCGGCGAGGCGCTGCTCGGCTCACTGGCCGGGCTGCTGCTGGGGGCCGGATTCTTCCTGGCTGGGCGGCAGTTCACCGGCCTGGTCAATGTGTGGAACTTCAACGCCTTTCCCTCGGATGTGAGTCCGAGCCCGCTGCTCACCGCGCTGATCGCGCTGGCCGTGCCCGCCTCGGCGGTCGTGGTCACGTTTCTCGCCCTGCGCAGGACGGCCATCGAGCCGCTGGGCGTCGTGCGCAACGCGGCCGGGCGGCGGCGCAAGCTGTGGTGGCGGCTGCTGCTGCCCGTGGCCGGGCTGGGGCTGCTGCTGCCGATGAGCGGCGACATAAGCGAGTCCGACACGACCATCGGCACGTACCAGATCGCCTTCGGTGCGGTGCTGGTGCTGGTGGGCGTGACCGCGCTGCTGCCCTGGGGCAGCGACGCCGTCATCCGGCGCTTCAAGGGCGGCCCCGTCTCCTGGCAACTGGCCATCCGGCGGCTCCAGCTGTCCAGCGACACGGCCAGCCGCGCGGTCAGCGGCATCACGGTGGCGGTGGCCGGGGCCATCGCGCTCCAGATGCTCTTCGCGGGTGTCAGCGGCGCCCTCACCAAGAAGACCGGCCAGGACCCGAACCGGGCGCAGCTCGCGGTGTCCCAGCCGGTCGGCACCGGCGCCCAGGCCCAGCGGATCATCGAGGACTTCCGTGCCACGCCGGGCGTTCGCTCCGTCCTGGGTACGGTCACGTCCTCCGCCACACGGCCGGGCAAGCTGCTCAAGGGCGAGGACTACCTGCCGACGACCTCCGTCTACGTCGCCGACTGCGCGACCCTGCGCGAGCTCGCCCGCATCACCTCCTGCCGGGACGGCGACACCTTCATCGCCACCGGCGAGGGTTTCGCCGCCGACGGCGGCGAAAAGGTGACCAGGCCGGGCAAGGCCGTCGACCTCAACCCCTCCCTCGACGGCGACAAGCCCTCGGCCCATCCCGTCCTGTGGACGCTGCCCGCCACCGCCCGCACCGTGCGGGCCCGTACCGACCCGAAGGGCTTCGTGCGCACGGGCATCCTGGCCACGCCCTCCGCGCTGCCCGTCACGAAGCTCCAGGCCCCCGAGGCCGACGTCATGCTCCGGCTCGACCCGAAGCGGGCGGACGCGGCCGACCGGGCGCGCAACACCGCGGCCCGGATCGACCCCCGGATGGATGTCGAGACACTGACCTCCACGGTGCGCGGCAACCAGTTCGCGACCGTCCAGAAGGGTCTGCTCGTCGGTTCGACCGCGACCATGCTGCTGATCGCCGCCAGCATGCTGGTGTCCCTGGTCGAGCAACTGCGCGAGCGCAAGCGCCTGCTGGCCGTTCTGATCGCCTTCGGCACCCGCCGGTCCACCCTCGGCTGGTCCGTGCTCTGGCAGACCGCCGTCCCGGTGGTGATCGGCCTGGCCCTGGCCGTGATCGGCGGCCTGGGCCTGGGCACGGCCCTGCTGACCCTGGTCGACGTCGGGGCCGCCGACTGGACGGCCTTCCTGCCGATCGTCGGCATCGGGGCAGGCGTCATCGCCGTGGTGACGCTGCTCAGCCTGCCGCCGCTGTGGCGGATGATGCGGCCGGACGGGCTCCGTACGGAATAG
- a CDS encoding transglutaminase family protein: MGRRLRIRHETRVSYAEAAISSHNEVRMTPLTLPSQTTLDARVTITPATSTWSYWDYWGTQVTGFDLMDPHGDLSITAVSLVETSPPAPLPEPTGWTEIAERSATTRLLEHAGPTARTAVAPDLVDAAHEVALGLDAHEAAVAVAEMVADRVAYVPGATGVLTTAQEAWEQGAGVCQDIAHLTAGLLRGIGLPTRYVSGYLHPDRDADLHRAVAGQSHAWIEYWAGEWFGYDPTNRVRADESHVVVGRGRDYGDVTPHKGIYRGAASGPPEVTVEFTRLA; the protein is encoded by the coding sequence ATGGGACGCCGACTGCGCATCCGCCACGAAACCCGGGTCTCCTACGCCGAGGCCGCGATCTCCTCGCACAACGAAGTACGCATGACCCCGCTCACCCTGCCCTCCCAGACCACGCTGGACGCCCGGGTCACCATCACCCCCGCCACCTCCACCTGGTCCTACTGGGACTACTGGGGCACCCAGGTCACCGGCTTCGACCTGATGGACCCGCACGGCGACCTCTCCATCACCGCCGTGTCCCTGGTGGAGACCTCGCCCCCGGCCCCTCTGCCCGAACCCACCGGCTGGACGGAGATCGCCGAACGCTCCGCCACCACCCGGCTCCTCGAACACGCAGGCCCCACCGCCCGCACCGCCGTCGCCCCCGACCTCGTCGACGCCGCCCACGAGGTCGCCCTCGGCCTCGACGCCCACGAAGCGGCCGTCGCCGTCGCCGAGATGGTCGCCGACCGCGTCGCCTACGTGCCCGGCGCGACCGGCGTCCTCACCACCGCCCAGGAAGCCTGGGAACAGGGCGCCGGCGTCTGCCAGGACATCGCCCACCTGACGGCGGGTCTGCTGCGCGGCATCGGCCTGCCCACCCGCTACGTCTCCGGGTATCTGCACCCCGACCGCGACGCCGATCTGCACCGGGCCGTCGCCGGGCAGAGCCACGCCTGGATCGAGTACTGGGCGGGGGAGTGGTTCGGCTACGACCCCACCAACCGCGTCCGCGCGGACGAGTCCCATGTGGTCGTGGGGAGGGGGCGGGACTACGGCGACGTCACCCCGCACAAGGGCATCTACCGGGGGGCGGCCAGCGGCCCGCCCGAGGTGACGGTGGAGTTCACGCGGCTGGCGTAG